The DNA window TATCGCCGCCGGGCCGGACGGGTGTTTTTACGTCAACAGTGGGTCCCGTACCGATGCAGGGGAGGAAGGCGAAGACCCCCGGTTCGCTCAGATCGGGGAGATCGATCTGACCGCGTGTGTTTGGCGGATCGACCCGCGGAACGATCCGCCGAGAGTCGAAGTGTTCGCCAGAGGGCTGCGCAATACCTATGGCTTTTGCTGGGATGCCCGCGGCCGGATGATCGCGACCGACAACGGCCCCAATCGCGACGCGCCCGAAGAGCTGAACTTCATCGAGCAGGGCAGACATTACGGCTTTCCGTACGCGTTTTCCGACCTCGCCGAGCGGCCGTACACCCACACCCCAAAGGCCCCGAAGCCGGCGGGCGAGTTCGTGAAGCCGATTCCCAACCTCGGCCCCGACGGCGGCTACGCCGACGGCAGGGCGATCTCGACTTTCACGCCACACTCGTGCCCATCGGGCATCGTGTGCCTGGGGGCCGACTTTCCCGAGGCGTACCGGGGCGCGTTTCTGGTGGCGCGGTTCGGCAACATGATCCCAGGCTCGACGGCGAGCGGGTTCGATCTATTGCGTCTCGATCTACAGGACAACGACGGGAAACCACAAGGTGTCAAGGTGCACCGCATGTTATCGCCTCTGGGCCGTCCGATAGATGTCCACCACTGGGGGGAGGGCACGATCGCAATCTGCGAATACGCGCGCGAAGTCACGTTCCCGTCGTCGGTGCCTATGCTGCCGGGACGCATCCTGGAGCTTAGGGCTGAAGGGCGTCGTTAGTTGATCTCTATCAGTGACTTATGATCCCCGCGACGTGCTCGGGCCACGGCTTGTACAGGAGAGATCAAAGACTGGGTTACGGCGGGAACCGTCCAGCAAGATATTGAGTATCAAAAGTTTGCCACGACGAAATGAAATCTTGTTGACGCTGGTGGGCTGTGATGTACCCTACTCGCTGCACCTTTTCGGGTTGTACATGTCGTTGAAGATCGCGGAGTTTACGTCGCCTTGCATGCAGGGTGACGCGAGGAGAGAGAATTAATGCGCCTTTCGACTTCTGCGGCTTCGCGCCGCAAGCGTCGCCACGTCCTGTCCGTGGCCTCTGTGGCCGCGGCTCAAGTTGCTGCTCCTTTCGCGATGATGGGTCTGCTTTCGCAGCAGGCGGAAGCGACACCATACTATTGGGACGTCAACGGAACTACGGCGGGTTTCTCGACCGTTGTCGGAGCATGGAATACTGGCGCGTTCTGGGGCCCGAATGCTTCAGGCACTGGCGGTACCTACATCGTCAATCCGACAGCCGCCGATGATCTGAACTTCGTGACGGCTACCACCAATACCGGCACCATCACGGTGACCGGTGCCAAGTCGGCCAGCAGCCTCACTTTCGTTGCGGGCGTGGGTGCCGTGACGATCTCAGGCGGTACCAGCATCACCGTTGGCGGTACGGGTGCATTATCGGGCATTTTTAAGGCTTCGACCTCAGCCCAGATAATCTCCACTCCAGTGATTTTGAATGCGGCCAGTACCAGTCTCAACTTCACGAACTCTGCCGCCGGCCTCCTCACCATCGGTGCCGTCACCGGCGCGGGCGCAGGCGCTCAGACCGTCACCGTTAGTTCCACCGCCGCCGGCGGCATCACGCTGAATGGTATCATCGGCAACAGCACCGGTGGCGGAACGGTCGCCCTAACCATCAATAACACCAGTACGGGCGCCACGGTACTCTCGGGGGCCAACACCTACACCGGCGGCACCACGCTCACTGCCGGCACGCTGAACCTCAACAATGCGGCCGCACTGGGCGGTACCGCGAGTCTTTTCACCATCAACGGCGGGACGATTGACAACAGCACTACTGCTGCCATCACCCTGGCTAACAACAACGCTCAGGTTTGGGGCGGCAGCTTTACGTTCACCGGAACGTCAGGTCTGAACATGGGTGCGGGTGCCGTCAACATGACTGGCTCTCGAACCGTTACCGTCAATGCCAATACCCTGACGGTCGGTGGCGTAATCTCCGGGGCAGCATCCGTCCTGACCAAAGCCGGTGCCGGCACGCTGGCCCTCTCGGGTGCCAACACTTACGGCGGTGGCACCGTCGTCTCCGCTGGTGCGCTCAGCTTCCTCAATACCACCGCCAAGTCGGCAACAGGAACACACGACTTTGCCGCCGGAACCACGCTCGGTCTTGGCGTTTCGGGCGCGTCAGCTTTCACCTCCGCCGACATCGACAATGCGTTTGCCGGAAGCATGACGGGAAGTCTCTCGGGGATCACCGTCGCCGCGACTACCAATATCGGCCTTGACACGACCAATGGGAGCTTCACTTACGCCTCGTCCGTGCCGATCACCACGAGGGGATTGACGAAACTGGGTGCCAACACTCTGACCATCACCGGTGCCAACGCTTATGACGGCCCGACGTTGGTCATGAACGGAACGCTGTCTGTTGCTTCGCTAAACAGCGTCGTGGGTGGTACTGCATCCAGTAACCTGGGTGCCCCGACTACGGCTGCCAACGGTACCATTTCCCTGGGCTCCACCAACACGGCCGGCACGCTGAGCTACACAGGCACCGGCGAGACGACCGACCGCGTCATTAACCTTGCCGGCACCACCGGCGGCGGTGTGCTTGACCAGTCGGGTACAGGCTTGCTGAAGTTCACCGGCAACATGACCCTCGCCGCTGGCACCAAAGCGGTTACCTTCAGCGGTTCGACTACGGGCACCGGCGAGTATGCAGGCACCATTCCCGGAACGATCTCTACGGGCACAAACCCGTTGACCATCGTCAAGTCCGGCACCGGTACCTGGTCCCTCACGGGCACGGGAAACACTGCTACCACGCTGTCCATCAGTGGCGGCACTATCAACACTGGGCCCGGCGGTCTGACGCTGGGCAATGTTGGCGCCTCCACCATCAACACCACGGGTGCCACTGCTGGCAGCACCGTATTCGTCAATGGCCTGATCACTTTGAACGGTGTAGCAACGGCCGCCAACAACGGGGCCGATATCGGAGCAATCGCAGGTGTCACCCTGGACCTGAGTGGCGCTGTCATCGCGGGCACTGTGGCGAATGCGAATCTCGATTTTAACCCAACCGGCACAGTGATCCTGGGCAACGCGAACACCTATCAAGGGCAGACGAGTATCAATGGTGGTGGGATCGTTGTTAACGTGACGTCGCTCGGCACTGCGAACGGAGCGCTCCCTTCCTCGCTGGGTCAGCCTGCTGCAGGCAACTCGATCACGGGCAACCTGTACAGCACAATTCTGATGATGAACGGTACCTTGAAGTATGTCGGTACTGGAGAGACCACCGATCGCGCACTCGACCTTCGCGGCACGACAACGGCCGCGATCCTTGATCAGTCGGGTACGGGGTTGTTGAAGTTTACTGGCACGAATACCGCAGGTGGTGTCGGTACCAAGGTCTGGACGCTGCAGGGTTCGACGACCGGCATCGGCGAGATCGCCGGTGCGATCGTCGACAACTTAACGGGAACCAATACCACCGGAGTTACCAAAGCCGGCACCGGGACGTGGACATTGTCTGGTGTGAACACCTACACCGGCCCGACTACCGTCAACGCAGGGACACTTTCGCTCGCCGGGACAAGCGGCTCGATCGCTTCAAGTGTCACGATCAATGGCGGAACGTTCTTGCTTGACAACCTCGTCGGTGCCAACAACGGCAATCGGCTGGCCGATGCCGGGACAATCACGCTCGCTGCGGGCGGAACGCTGGACTTCTCCAACGATGCTGCTGCCGCGACGAATTACTCGGAAACCACGGGTGTCCTGAATATTAACACGGGTGGCGGCACCATCATCGCCGACCAGGCCGCGGTCGGGCAGACCTCGAGTCTAACGTTCGCTTCGCTGGCAAACACGAGTGGCGCAACGTTGAACTTCACGGGCACCGGGCTTGGCGTTGACGCGCGGAATCGCGTTCTGTTTACCGCCCAGGCACCCGGCAACCTCCCCGTTTGGGCTCGTTACAACACGACTGAGTTCGCGGCCTACGACGCGACGAACGGCATCGTTGCGGCGACCTACACCGACATTAATACGATGAGCTCAGTGGTTCCCAATACCGCCGGGGCCACGGTGCGCATCAACAACGTCGCCGGGGTTGCAAACAACACGCTCGGCGCAACCACGACCACGATCAACGCACTGATTCAGAATGCCGCCGGCCCCTCCACCCTGGATATGGGTGCGACCGGCATCCTGCGAACGACGGGCATTGTCATTGAGCCGGGCAAACAGTCCCTGACCATCGGCGCAACGGCCGGCGACGGAACGCTCACCGCGGCAACGGCCGGCGGCCTGCTTACGTTGTCCAACAATTCCAGCAACACGCTGGCCATCAACTCGGCGATCGCCGACAACACTTCAGCGTCGAACGTGGTGCTGAACAATGCCGGCGTTATGAAACTGGCCGGGGCGAACACGTATACCGGCAATACGATTGTCAACGGCGGCACGCTGAACATCACCGGGTCGCTGACCGGCCTCGTCGCCTCGAGCGCCTTGCGGTACGGCGACACCCCCGGCAACACCGTCGTTAACATCAGCGGCAACGTCAACAACTACTTCGTCTTCACCGGATCCAACGCTGTTGGCAGTACGACAGTCATGAACCAGACGGCCGGCAGTGTCACGATCGTGCCGACGACCGGGGCTGACGTACAGTGGGTGGCCAAGTCCGGCTACGGCGGGCTCAACATCACGGGCGGTAGTTTTAACACCGGCCGCTTCGACGTGGTCGCGCCCGGCGGCACGGCTGGCGTGGGTGTCGTTTATGTGGGCGGCGGCGGCACGCTCAACAACAACGTCGGCGACTGGCTGATCCTTCCCCGGACCAACGGCATCGGTCAGCTCACCGTTGGGCCCGGCGGTAATCTCGTACGCTCTGCGGCTGTAACGGCTCAGCTGGCGATCACGATGGACGGCACCGGCTCATACGGTGCCCTGAACGTTGCGGGCGGCAATGTAGACACCGGCGTCAGGGCAATCCAATTTGGGTTCAGCAATCCTGGTGCCGGCAACCAGGGCTTCCTTAATCTGGCGGGCGGCACATTGAGTGTCGGCTTGGCGATCAATGAAACCGGCACCACTGGATCCACCGCCGAATACTTTAACTTCGCCGGCGGCACGCTGAAGATGAACGCGGCGCTGGCCTCCTTCATTCCGGCAACGAGCATCGCAGGGCACACCAGCACCTCGACGATCTACGGGCCCATCACGAACAACAACAATGCCAACGCCGCCTTTAACACCCAGATTGGCTCGACATCAAACTTCACCGGCGGACTAACGGTCGACACCAACGGGTTTGCCACGACCTTCACGAACGCGTTTAGAGCCGCGTCGGGTTTTGCCGTGACGCAGGCCAATATCGGCGACGTCTCGGCGTTGCCCGGCAACTCCGGCTATATCGGTGCGCCCGCCGTCGTCTTCAGCGCGCCTGCCGCTGGCGGCGTGCCGGCCTCCGGGTATGCAGTCATTGATGCCGCCACCGGCAAAGTCAACGGCATCGTAATTACCAATCCCGGCACCTACGCCCTCAACGAAACGCCGACGATCACGCTCAGCGGCGGTGGCGGTTCCATCGCAGCCTTCACCACCTCGGCGCTATCCACCGCCAACACCGCGGCCGGCATCACCAAAACGGGCCTGGGCACATTGACGCTGTCGAACGCAACAAGCACCTACACGGGCGGCGTGACCATCAACCAGGGCACGCTGGCGCTGGGCATCGCAAACGCCATCCCGGCCGCCAACAACGTGGTCGTCAACGGCGGCACTTTCGACGCGGCCACGTTTGCAAATGCTGTCAACGGCGTCAGCCTGCAGAGCGGCACCATTCAGGGCAGCACGGGCGTGATCACTTCCGCCACCGATTACGACCTGCGGAGCGGGACCGTGGGCTTTACCGGAGCCGGTGGTCTCGGCGGGTCGGTCAACGCTACCAAATCGACTTCGGGAACGGTGACGCTCACCAACAACGGCCTCGGTTCGTTTGCGAACACCGTCAACATAAACAACGGCACGCTCTCGTTCACCACCAGTGCCCAGCTCGGAAACGCCTCGGCGACCAATGGCGTCACCTTGGGCGGGGGCACGTTGCAATACACCGGCGCAGGAGCCGTCTCGTTGGGTGCGCTCCGCCAAGTGGCACTCACGGCCGGCACGACGGGCACAGTTGAGGTTCAGAACAACAACGGCAATCTTCAGATCTCAGCGAACGGCATTGTCGCCACCGGTGCCTCGGCAGCGACAAACTTCGTCAAGACCGGGCCGGGAGCGCTCACAGTGACAGGCGTACAGGCCGTGAATCTTCAGTCTGGCGGCGTCACAGTAACTGGCGGCGCCCTGACTGCAGGTCTCCATGCCACCAACACGGGCACCGTCACCGTCGGCAGTTTGGGTTCTCTGCAATTGGTGGATACCAGCCCGGTGACGATCACGCTTGCCGGGACCGGCACGGGTGCAATCACCTTGAATGGCGGCGGTCGTCTCGGGTTTGAACTCGCGGGCTCCGGCAGCAATGACAGCATCAACATGACGGGGTCGAATCCGGCGACTACGAGCGGCGTAATCACCCTCGATTTCTACGCGTTGGCCGGATTCGGAATCGGACTCGGAAACTACAACCTGATCACCGCGCCGAGCGGACTTGGCGGTGCCAGCTATGTCCTCGGCAATGCGCCGTCCGGTTTCAACTACCTGATTAGCTCCACCGCGACGACCGTCAGCCTTACAACCTCGGTTCTTAGCAACATCTACTGGACCAACAGCCAGACGACAGGATCGTGGTCCACGATTAGCGGCGGGCCGCTCTCGAACTTCTCGACCGATCTTGCAGGAAGTGTCAATTCCACGCAGGTTCCGCAGGCCGCAGACACGGTGATCTTCAGTTCCAGCGCCGCGAGCGTCGGAGCGAGTCCCATCAATACCACGCTGGACGCCGCCTTCACGATCGACAGCCTGCGCTTCACGTCCCAACCCGCCGGTGCGACGGTCTCGATCGCCCCTGGCACGGGTGGGACGCTCAATCTCTCCCCCGTCAGTTCGGCTAACGGCATCACGGTGGAAAACAACGGCGGCGCGGTGACAATCTCCGCACCGCTCACCGTCGGGACCGCACAGACCTGGTCCGTCGACGGCACTGGGACGTCTTCGCTCCTCGTCTCTGGCAACACGAACTTTACTACAAAGGTCACCAAAACCGGCGCAGGCACACTGACCCTGAGCGGTGCATCAAACACCGGCTCCGGCGGCTTCACCCTGACGGGGGGCAAGCTGAACGCGAACAGCGCAGGCGCACTCGGCACGGGCACTTTCACGATCAATGCCGGTACGACGATTGACAATACCGGTGCTGGTACCGTGACCCTGACCGGCGGAGCAAACGTCTGGAACGGCGACTTCACCTACACTGGCGCAACTCAAAGCCTGAATCTCGGCACCGGCAATGTGACGATGGGTGCCAATGTGCTGCTCACCGTCGCCGGCAACACGTTTACCGTCGGCGGGGCGATCGGCGACGGCGGCAACAACCGCTCGCTGACCAAAGCCGGCGCGGGTGCCCTGACGCTGTCGACTGCCAACACGATCGGCGGCGGCGTCACGCTGAACGCTGGCACGCTGAATATCGGAAACGCGGCCGCTCTGGGGTCGAACACCTTCACGGTCGCTGGCGGAACCATCGACAACACCTCGGGCTCGGCGATGACCGTTGCGAACGCCCTTGCAATCAACGGCAGTTTTGCGTTTACCGGCACCCAGAACCTCACCTTTAGCACTCCAACGGTCACGCAGACGGTAACTCCAGATATCAATGTGACAGGCGCACTTGCCATCAACGGCAATCTGACCTCGGCGTTCGGCATCACCAAGTCCGGCGGCGGCGTGCTGTCGCTGGGTGGAACCAATACCTACGCGGGTGCGACGACGATCAGCGCCGGCAGCCTTGCGGTGACCGGCTCTCTCGTCACGGCCGGCGGCCTCGTATTCGGAAGCGCCAACGGCGCGACGGTGGTCGGCAACCTGGATCTGTCCAATGGCAGTGCCTCATTTGCATCAGGGCTCGTTCGCACCAACTCAGCAACGGCAAATACCGTGACCGTGGGTTCGGGAAAGACCTTCACCCTTACCGGCGGCCTGACGATGGGTTACGACGCCGGTGCCGGCACCGGCGCGACGTTCTCCAACCTGACGGTGAGTGGCGCGGGGTCGATGTCGATCACTGGCACCACGGTGAACGTCGGCACCAACCAGGCCGCCACTAACGCCGCCTACTGGAACGACAGCACGCTCGACGTCACCGCCCTGACGGGTGGGTTCAGTGCGAACGTCACCAACTTCAACATCGGCGTCGGCGGCACTACCCAGGGCCCCGGCACGGTCCTGCTGTCCAACACGTCCAACACCCTCATCGCCACGACGCTGACCGCGGGCAACACCGGCGGCAACAACGGCCGCGGGACAGGCTCCCTGATCTTCGGTACCGGCACGAATACGATTCAGGCCGATACCATCAACATCGGCGTGGGCAAGAACTCCGGACCTGGCGTGATGAAGTTCGCGTCGCAACTCGCCGGCAGCCCCGGGACGGTAACCATCAACAACAAGGCAGGCTCCGGCGCCGCC is part of the Humisphaera borealis genome and encodes:
- a CDS encoding beta strand repeat-containing protein, which codes for MMGLLSQQAEATPYYWDVNGTTAGFSTVVGAWNTGAFWGPNASGTGGTYIVNPTAADDLNFVTATTNTGTITVTGAKSASSLTFVAGVGAVTISGGTSITVGGTGALSGIFKASTSAQIISTPVILNAASTSLNFTNSAAGLLTIGAVTGAGAGAQTVTVSSTAAGGITLNGIIGNSTGGGTVALTINNTSTGATVLSGANTYTGGTTLTAGTLNLNNAAALGGTASLFTINGGTIDNSTTAAITLANNNAQVWGGSFTFTGTSGLNMGAGAVNMTGSRTVTVNANTLTVGGVISGAASVLTKAGAGTLALSGANTYGGGTVVSAGALSFLNTTAKSATGTHDFAAGTTLGLGVSGASAFTSADIDNAFAGSMTGSLSGITVAATTNIGLDTTNGSFTYASSVPITTRGLTKLGANTLTITGANAYDGPTLVMNGTLSVASLNSVVGGTASSNLGAPTTAANGTISLGSTNTAGTLSYTGTGETTDRVINLAGTTGGGVLDQSGTGLLKFTGNMTLAAGTKAVTFSGSTTGTGEYAGTIPGTISTGTNPLTIVKSGTGTWSLTGTGNTATTLSISGGTINTGPGGLTLGNVGASTINTTGATAGSTVFVNGLITLNGVATAANNGADIGAIAGVTLDLSGAVIAGTVANANLDFNPTGTVILGNANTYQGQTSINGGGIVVNVTSLGTANGALPSSLGQPAAGNSITGNLYSTILMMNGTLKYVGTGETTDRALDLRGTTTAAILDQSGTGLLKFTGTNTAGGVGTKVWTLQGSTTGIGEIAGAIVDNLTGTNTTGVTKAGTGTWTLSGVNTYTGPTTVNAGTLSLAGTSGSIASSVTINGGTFLLDNLVGANNGNRLADAGTITLAAGGTLDFSNDAAAATNYSETTGVLNINTGGGTIIADQAAVGQTSSLTFASLANTSGATLNFTGTGLGVDARNRVLFTAQAPGNLPVWARYNTTEFAAYDATNGIVAATYTDINTMSSVVPNTAGATVRINNVAGVANNTLGATTTTINALIQNAAGPSTLDMGATGILRTTGIVIEPGKQSLTIGATAGDGTLTAATAGGLLTLSNNSSNTLAINSAIADNTSASNVVLNNAGVMKLAGANTYTGNTIVNGGTLNITGSLTGLVASSALRYGDTPGNTVVNISGNVNNYFVFTGSNAVGSTTVMNQTAGSVTIVPTTGADVQWVAKSGYGGLNITGGSFNTGRFDVVAPGGTAGVGVVYVGGGGTLNNNVGDWLILPRTNGIGQLTVGPGGNLVRSAAVTAQLAITMDGTGSYGALNVAGGNVDTGVRAIQFGFSNPGAGNQGFLNLAGGTLSVGLAINETGTTGSTAEYFNFAGGTLKMNAALASFIPATSIAGHTSTSTIYGPITNNNNANAAFNTQIGSTSNFTGGLTVDTNGFATTFTNAFRAASGFAVTQANIGDVSALPGNSGYIGAPAVVFSAPAAGGVPASGYAVIDAATGKVNGIVITNPGTYALNETPTITLSGGGGSIAAFTTSALSTANTAAGITKTGLGTLTLSNATSTYTGGVTINQGTLALGIANAIPAANNVVVNGGTFDAATFANAVNGVSLQSGTIQGSTGVITSATDYDLRSGTVGFTGAGGLGGSVNATKSTSGTVTLTNNGLGSFANTVNINNGTLSFTTSAQLGNASATNGVTLGGGTLQYTGAGAVSLGALRQVALTAGTTGTVEVQNNNGNLQISANGIVATGASAATNFVKTGPGALTVTGVQAVNLQSGGVTVTGGALTAGLHATNTGTVTVGSLGSLQLVDTSPVTITLAGTGTGAITLNGGGRLGFELAGSGSNDSINMTGSNPATTSGVITLDFYALAGFGIGLGNYNLITAPSGLGGASYVLGNAPSGFNYLISSTATTVSLTTSVLSNIYWTNSQTTGSWSTISGGPLSNFSTDLAGSVNSTQVPQAADTVIFSSSAASVGASPINTTLDAAFTIDSLRFTSQPAGATVSIAPGTGGTLNLSPVSSANGITVENNGGAVTISAPLTVGTAQTWSVDGTGTSSLLVSGNTNFTTKVTKTGAGTLTLSGASNTGSGGFTLTGGKLNANSAGALGTGTFTINAGTTIDNTGAGTVTLTGGANVWNGDFTYTGATQSLNLGTGNVTMGANVLLTVAGNTFTVGGAIGDGGNNRSLTKAGAGALTLSTANTIGGGVTLNAGTLNIGNAAALGSNTFTVAGGTIDNTSGSAMTVANALAINGSFAFTGTQNLTFSTPTVTQTVTPDINVTGALAINGNLTSAFGITKSGGGVLSLGGTNTYAGATTISAGSLAVTGSLVTAGGLVFGSANGATVVGNLDLSNGSASFASGLVRTNSATANTVTVGSGKTFTLTGGLTMGYDAGAGTGATFSNLTVSGAGSMSITGTTVNVGTNQAATNAAYWNDSTLDVTALTGGFSANVTNFNIGVGGTTQGPGTVLLSNTSNTLIATTLTAGNTGGNNGRGTGSLIFGTGTNTIQADTINIGVGKNSGPGVMKFASQLAGSPGTVTINNKAGSGAAINVADNNGTATGGGAAGTLDLRGHVSTVNASTLLLGRLNMASNSGGVTANVFFDAGTFTVGTLNMSAKTAAGTGTANSTLTVGGGNFIVNTAFTLGSQATAGAATALLNITGGTFNSNVNILDGGGTTTSTITLDGGTLDMNNKNIGSATLIDVLNFRSGTLRNVAQINNGTTPLTKTTAGTLTLAGTNTYTGATAVNGGTLLVGGSHAGGASYTVATGGTLGGGGVITLAASAASQVLVQSGGTLAPGAGTGIISILNTTPGTGAASTLSLATGSTYAVELNGTTAGTGYDQADVTGTVNIADGSLLTVALGFAPQLTDEFVIIKNDSTDAVGGTNFFASVNGQALSFIGTNLYATSVADANGALYTVNYAGGDGNDVVLTGIPEPTSVALMAMAGLGLLGRRRRRA